In one window of Ruminococcus albus AD2013 DNA:
- a CDS encoding DUF2828 family protein, giving the protein MLNFLKKEANMTLTENGGTAFSSSESFCLDMFFKAGAMRNSSEEEIAQTVIRAYTENPDKTMKTVFFARDARGGLGERRFFRCAISALADFAPESVRKNIPLFAEYGRYDDLCILLGTELEKDAAGVIIMQLQKDIKAMQENQPASLLAKWLPSVNASSKDTRNKGRRMASLLGMSEPMYRKTLSALRKYTDILENRLRERDYTFNYEVQPSCAMFKYRSAFIRNDGERYTEYLNKVNNGEAKLNAGRLYPYDIVRAVLNGGVSAEERLSLDTSWKSLPDLTAAKGENALAVIDGSGSMTWGMGGIRPIDAALSLGIYFAEHNKGAFADHFITFSHKPRLVKIEGKDIVDKVKYCSTFNEVANTNLEAVFTLILRTAVNNKVKQADMPSKLYIISDMQFDSCIIGGNSEPMFREMRKLYRKHGYELPEVIFWNVKSRCDAVPVTRSETGAALVSGYSPAVFDMVIGGECSPEAVMNKILSSERYSAVRAA; this is encoded by the coding sequence ATGTTGAATTTTTTGAAGAAAGAAGCAAACATGACACTTACCGAAAACGGTGGTACAGCATTCAGTTCAAGCGAATCTTTTTGCCTTGATATGTTTTTCAAGGCGGGCGCGATGCGCAATTCTTCCGAGGAAGAGATAGCGCAGACCGTCATTAGAGCGTACACCGAGAACCCCGACAAGACCATGAAGACCGTATTTTTTGCAAGAGATGCAAGGGGAGGTCTGGGCGAAAGACGATTTTTCCGCTGTGCAATTTCAGCACTGGCTGACTTCGCACCCGAGTCTGTAAGAAAGAACATTCCTCTCTTCGCAGAATATGGCAGATACGACGACCTGTGCATACTGCTGGGTACAGAACTGGAAAAAGATGCAGCAGGTGTTATCATAATGCAGCTCCAAAAAGATATCAAAGCTATGCAGGAAAATCAGCCTGCATCACTGCTGGCAAAGTGGCTGCCTTCGGTAAATGCGTCCTCAAAGGATACCAGGAATAAGGGCAGACGCATGGCATCACTGCTGGGTATGAGCGAGCCTATGTACAGAAAAACTCTGTCCGCACTGAGAAAGTACACAGATATACTGGAAAATCGTCTGCGTGAACGTGACTATACTTTCAATTATGAGGTACAGCCCTCATGTGCGATGTTCAAGTACAGAAGTGCGTTCATCCGCAATGACGGCGAGCGCTATACCGAGTACCTGAACAAGGTAAATAATGGCGAAGCAAAACTCAATGCAGGCAGACTTTACCCTTATGACATAGTACGTGCTGTACTGAATGGCGGTGTCTCCGCAGAAGAAAGACTGTCTCTGGATACATCATGGAAATCTCTGCCCGACCTGACTGCGGCAAAGGGTGAAAACGCTCTTGCAGTCATCGACGGTTCAGGCTCCATGACATGGGGCATGGGTGGTATACGCCCCATCGATGCCGCGCTGTCGCTGGGCATATACTTTGCCGAACACAACAAGGGTGCATTCGCAGACCATTTCATAACCTTTTCGCATAAACCCCGTCTTGTGAAGATAGAGGGTAAGGATATCGTGGATAAGGTGAAGTATTGCAGCACCTTCAACGAGGTTGCAAATACCAACCTTGAAGCTGTGTTCACGCTGATACTGCGCACCGCTGTTAATAACAAGGTGAAGCAGGCTGATATGCCCTCAAAGCTCTATATCATATCGGATATGCAGTTTGACAGCTGTATCATAGGCGGCAACAGCGAGCCTATGTTCCGCGAAATGAGAAAACTCTATCGCAAGCATGGCTATGAACTGCCCGAGGTGATATTCTGGAATGTAAAATCCAGATGTGACGCAGTACCCGTGACCCGCTCCGAGACAGGTGCGGCACTGGTATCAGGTTATTCGCCTGCAGTGTTCGATATGGTCATAGGCGGAGAATGTTCGCCCGAAGCCGTGATGAACAAGATACTTTCTTCTGAAAGATATTCTGCCGTCAGGGCAGCATAA
- a CDS encoding type II toxin-antitoxin system RelE/ParE family toxin: MSYRIVITETAVNDMDNIYEYIAYHLKEPEIAADLMDRLEISISSLDEMPFKFREYEVEPWRSKSMHIMPVGNYVVLYTPNEDRQVVTINRVFYGGMDIPNQM, translated from the coding sequence ATGAGTTATCGTATAGTGATCACCGAAACAGCTGTAAATGATATGGATAATATCTACGAATATATCGCTTACCATCTCAAAGAGCCGGAAATAGCTGCTGACTTAATGGACAGACTTGAAATTAGTATCAGTAGCCTTGATGAAATGCCATTTAAGTTCAGAGAGTATGAAGTTGAACCTTGGCGCTCAAAAAGTATGCATATTATGCCGGTAGGCAATTATGTTGTCCTGTATACGCCAAACGAGGATAGACAGGTCGTGACTATAAACCGAGTGTTTTATGGAGGCATGGATATTCCAAATCAGATGTAA
- a CDS encoding type II toxin-antitoxin system RelB/DinJ family antitoxin — MATKTANLYARIEPDVKNQAESILEELGIPASSAITMFYKQIILHRGLPFDVKLPPQIVNMSKLTKDELDAEISKGYEDMVEGRVIESKDAFSQLRKKHGI; from the coding sequence ATGGCAACAAAAACAGCTAATCTTTATGCACGAATAGAACCTGATGTGAAGAATCAGGCAGAGTCCATTCTTGAAGAACTCGGTATACCTGCGTCCAGTGCAATAACCATGTTCTATAAGCAGATAATCCTGCACAGAGGACTTCCTTTTGATGTTAAGCTCCCACCACAGATCGTTAATATGAGCAAACTGACAAAGGACGAGCTGGATGCTGAGATAAGTAAAGGCTATGAGGATATGGTCGAAGGCCGTGTCATAGAAAGTAAGGATGCATTTTCACAGCTTAGAAAGAAGCACGGAATATGA
- a CDS encoding RtcB family protein: MFVHFNKDDGMLPIKIWQSDIEAIGEKCLTQAEHLAKLPFAKKWIALMPDTHAGKGMPIGGVIACENAVIPNAVGVDIGCGMAYVQTDIPVSLLRETMTGSGDLVKTICGDILRNIPTGYNHYKTPQASEVLDRAKAEMGKYEADKELIPQIEEGYFQAGTLGGGNHFIEIQQDDEGMCGIMLHSGSRHFGNIVGQYFNKIAHELNDRWFSFVPSEWDLPFLPVETDEGKRYLAWMQLCMDFAYENRAIMLGKVKEIFTKHIENHTGITPIFSDEINCHHNYAALESHFGKNVWVHRKGAIRAREGEMGIIPGAMGSYSYIVRGKGCEESFMSSSHGAGRAYSRTAAMEKFSVESVMVDLKKQNVVLAKNKKSDVPEESRFAYKDINDVMANQQELTEPVKRLFTVGVIKG, encoded by the coding sequence ATGTTCGTACATTTTAATAAAGACGATGGAATGCTCCCCATAAAAATATGGCAGAGCGATATCGAGGCGATCGGTGAAAAGTGCTTGACTCAGGCTGAGCATCTGGCTAAATTGCCATTTGCGAAAAAGTGGATAGCTCTGATGCCCGATACCCATGCGGGAAAAGGTATGCCGATCGGCGGCGTCATCGCCTGTGAAAACGCTGTGATACCCAATGCGGTCGGCGTTGATATCGGCTGCGGAATGGCTTACGTACAGACTGATATTCCCGTGTCGCTTCTCCGTGAGACAATGACAGGCAGTGGCGATCTGGTAAAGACAATCTGCGGAGATATCCTCAGAAATATCCCCACAGGCTATAACCATTACAAGACCCCGCAAGCTTCCGAAGTGCTTGACCGTGCCAAGGCCGAGATGGGTAAATATGAAGCAGACAAAGAACTTATCCCTCAGATAGAGGAAGGATATTTTCAGGCAGGCACCCTCGGCGGAGGAAACCATTTCATAGAGATTCAGCAGGACGATGAGGGTATGTGCGGCATAATGCTCCATTCGGGCAGCCGCCATTTCGGAAATATCGTTGGTCAGTATTTCAATAAAATAGCACATGAACTCAACGACAGATGGTTCTCATTTGTACCTTCCGAGTGGGATCTTCCTTTTCTTCCTGTGGAAACCGATGAGGGAAAAAGATACCTTGCCTGGATGCAGCTGTGCATGGATTTCGCATATGAGAACCGTGCAATAATGCTCGGCAAGGTCAAGGAGATTTTTACCAAACATATCGAAAATCACACAGGTATAACTCCCATTTTCTCTGATGAGATAAACTGCCACCACAACTACGCGGCGCTTGAAAGCCATTTCGGAAAGAACGTATGGGTACACCGCAAGGGTGCTATACGTGCACGCGAAGGAGAAATGGGCATAATTCCCGGAGCAATGGGTTCATACAGCTATATAGTCCGCGGAAAGGGTTGTGAAGAAAGCTTTATGTCATCATCACACGGTGCGGGAAGAGCATATTCACGTACTGCGGCTATGGAAAAATTCTCGGTCGAATCGGTCATGGTTGACCTCAAAAAACAGAACGTAGTGCTTGCGAAAAACAAGAAGTCTGATGTCCCTGAAGAGTCACGATTTGCATACAAGGATATCAATGATGTCATGGCAAATCAGCAGGAACTCACCGAACCTGTTAAGCGGCTGTTCACGGTAGGTGTTATAAAAGGATAA
- a CDS encoding WYL domain-containing protein, with product MAGFSELIKNFGKTRDYIRDFFIYGCKVRSDFDRKSLRTYSDEKRRVESWMGDYMRYDDSVHGRSVSISVDSGHIPENPLYNAFYSKSFTDNDMLLHFLLTDILSDGEYRALKDIVDELNSEYSMLFDEQTVRNKLKEYTQEGLVLSEKRGKTLYYSLCGDRADEYISHFEVLDDALKYFSEVQHFGVIGNSILKTAGMDNDLFFIKHNYIIHTLEDILIPEILSGMEEKRYITLQTFSAKKRSDSDDNGREAQVVPMQILVSVQTGRQYLAAYIPAVKRFSSFRLDYIKTIKKSTVCENYDELKAKYEKNISRCFGVSFGTRRETGTVTPMKITFCVDEDKEPYIIERLNREKRCCTLEKIEENLYTLTADVFDPNEIMHWAKTFIGRIVNIEGGTSDIIQRFYNDIIRMEEMYGGDSDEHIQ from the coding sequence ATGGCAGGTTTTTCAGAGCTTATCAAAAATTTCGGCAAGACCCGAGATTATATCCGTGATTTTTTCATATATGGCTGCAAAGTCAGGAGTGACTTTGACCGCAAGAGTTTGCGTACCTACAGTGACGAAAAGCGGCGTGTTGAAAGCTGGATGGGTGATTATATGCGATATGATGACTCGGTACACGGCAGGAGCGTATCCATATCCGTTGACAGCGGTCACATACCAGAAAACCCACTTTACAACGCTTTTTATTCTAAGAGTTTCACAGACAATGATATGCTTCTGCATTTTCTGCTGACGGATATACTTTCCGATGGAGAATACAGGGCGCTGAAAGATATAGTCGATGAACTCAACAGCGAGTACTCGATGCTTTTCGATGAACAGACAGTCCGCAACAAGCTGAAAGAGTATACACAGGAGGGGCTTGTTTTATCCGAAAAGCGTGGGAAGACACTTTACTATTCCCTCTGCGGTGACAGGGCTGACGAATACATAAGCCACTTTGAGGTGCTTGATGATGCACTGAAATATTTCTCAGAGGTACAGCATTTTGGTGTTATCGGAAACAGTATTCTCAAAACAGCAGGTATGGATAACGACCTGTTTTTCATAAAACACAATTATATAATACATACTCTGGAAGATATACTGATACCCGAGATACTTTCCGGAATGGAGGAAAAAAGGTATATCACCCTTCAAACTTTTTCGGCAAAGAAGCGCAGTGACAGTGATGATAACGGGCGTGAAGCTCAGGTCGTACCGATGCAGATACTTGTTTCTGTACAGACAGGGCGGCAGTATCTTGCGGCATATATACCTGCGGTCAAAAGATTTTCATCATTTAGGCTCGACTATATAAAGACCATAAAAAAGAGCACAGTATGTGAAAACTACGATGAACTGAAAGCCAAATATGAAAAGAACATATCCCGCTGTTTCGGTGTATCCTTTGGCACACGTCGGGAGACAGGTACGGTAACACCTATGAAGATCACATTCTGTGTTGATGAGGATAAAGAGCCCTACATAATAGAACGTCTTAATAGAGAAAAACGCTGTTGCACCCTCGAAAAAATCGAAGAGAACCTTTATACCCTGACAGCTGATGTTTTCGATCCTAACGAGATCATGCATTGGGCAAAGACATTCATCGGCAGGATAGTTAATATCGAAGGCGGAACAAGTGATATAATTCAGCGTTTTTATAATGATATCATACGTATGGAAGAAATGTATGGCGGTGATAGCGATGAACATATTCAGTGA
- a CDS encoding low molecular weight protein-tyrosine-phosphatase — protein MIKIMFVCHGNICRSPMAEFIMKKIVSDAGYSDDFYIVSCATSIEELGNPVYPPARSELAKHGVGFAGKTAVQLQKTDYDKYDYLIGMDAANIRNMNRIFGGDKDGKICKLLTFADRGDDVFDPWYSRDFSKAYSDIEEGCNGLFAKLVDKFELKSDVRTFRVASPICIVLYGHPSKEDNINPNLKAITDIFGIYIDNVYTEKLENFFLEQNSGEGDIWVIGDHKSNCLVFNLYREPCDQMDVISFGVICKNEHRDRIYALMKAMKEETQRKLCFSFYDMTERKVWLSAVIAGEDKCSMGNITQKIRYVGSFDDFCKQNNI, from the coding sequence ATGATAAAAATAATGTTCGTTTGCCACGGCAATATCTGCAGATCGCCAATGGCTGAATTTATAATGAAAAAAATAGTATCCGATGCAGGATACAGCGATGATTTTTATATCGTATCATGTGCAACAAGCATCGAAGAATTGGGAAATCCTGTATATCCCCCGGCAAGATCGGAACTTGCCAAACACGGTGTCGGCTTTGCGGGCAAAACTGCGGTTCAGCTGCAAAAGACGGACTATGATAAATACGACTACCTCATCGGCATGGATGCCGCAAATATACGCAATATGAACCGTATCTTCGGCGGTGATAAAGACGGAAAGATATGTAAGCTCCTTACATTCGCAGATCGTGGTGACGATGTTTTCGATCCTTGGTATAGCCGTGATTTCAGCAAAGCCTATTCCGATATAGAGGAAGGCTGCAATGGGCTTTTCGCAAAGCTGGTGGATAAATTTGAATTAAAATCTGATGTGCGCACTTTTCGCGTAGCATCACCTATATGCATAGTGCTCTATGGGCATCCGAGTAAAGAAGATAATATTAATCCCAATCTGAAAGCTATTACGGATATTTTTGGAATATACATTGATAATGTTTATACTGAAAAGTTAGAAAACTTCTTTTTGGAACAGAATTCAGGCGAAGGTGACATCTGGGTGATCGGGGATCACAAAAGCAACTGCCTGGTGTTCAATCTTTACAGGGAACCTTGTGACCAGATGGATGTTATTTCTTTCGGTGTGATATGCAAAAACGAGCACAGAGATCGTATCTATGCTCTGATGAAAGCTATGAAAGAGGAAACGCAGAGAAAGCTTTGTTTTTCTTTTTACGATATGACAGAAAGAAAAGTTTGGTTATCAGCTGTGATAGCCGGTGAAGATAAATGTTCCATGGGTAATATTACACAGAAGATCAGATATGTAGGATCATTTGATGATTTTTGCAAGCAGAACAATATTTGA
- a CDS encoding GNAT family N-acetyltransferase produces the protein MIETNRLKIYAASQENMEAFIEAQTVEILKSAYTEMLNGCLANPYQWDWYAIWMIELKDGTHIGELCFKGLSADGIAEIGYGISEEYQNKGYATEAVKGVLEWAFSRPEVTAVEAETDPDNTASKKVLEKCGFAINGVIGEEGPRWAVSKH, from the coding sequence ATGATAGAAACAAACAGATTAAAAATATATGCCGCATCTCAGGAGAATATGGAAGCTTTCATCGAAGCGCAGACCGTAGAAATCCTAAAATCGGCTTACACCGAAATGCTGAATGGCTGTCTGGCTAACCCGTATCAATGGGACTGGTATGCGATATGGATGATCGAATTGAAAGATGGCACTCATATCGGAGAACTCTGCTTCAAGGGGCTTTCTGCGGACGGTATTGCAGAGATCGGATACGGTATCTCCGAAGAATATCAGAATAAGGGTTATGCTACCGAAGCAGTCAAAGGGGTACTGGAATGGGCGTTTTCACGTCCTGAAGTCACCGCTGTTGAAGCGGAGACCGATCCCGATAATACCGCTTCAAAAAAAGTGCTTGAAAAATGCGGATTTGCTATCAATGGAGTTATCGGAGAAGAAGGTCCGAGATGGGCTGTTTCAAAGCACTGA
- a CDS encoding class B sortase has protein sequence MKININELPDHLNEKDMAGFEELFDDIEKDAEISDEQQQRILSSVMRKAGNGMDTVIKNKRNINETVPQKTIETNKKIQIKRGGAIAACIALLVVGGVMFSLRNNMQNTVPTTDRDSSMVNEIDRSVTKDKDHSSEKETDTADSEDKTISTTRTVQDWAKSYLEQNTDTVGFLKLKDLADNGDFESPVVQGEDNVFYLHHGFDKKENETGTVFADYNDPINEKCQPSNIVLFGYYTDDTDAILSSPILKYKDSKYFEQHNTIEFSTIFDDPETEYQVISCFNYDAVGEDKTDYSFRPRNFDDEMSFDEWISIVKNRAINKSDIECSEDDDYLTLVTKDSANGEDGRFAIVAKKVSETTAEEETSQKEDSLKESTKENRSVEKPDKAVSLKDRVKPDIHAKLEEAYPNNSIRRMNDDRYIISDMGSETSKVMIYDVSSDSVIFTLKDNEKIIDVFEDKFGTYKFVPSGDDKYAFLNVTIFDESGNILYTYEIDTKEAGISEGVENDSQMHISPDGKKLVYWDIQFHQDDKKLDIVDHFVIFKYEDQEHPVDIADYKGLNYVISFAVSNDLLLVYHMTPEFKRTPDLYSLYTDSKEDTAAYDIFVNDDGTLPEYNVKDSTINCSLGRYNELMIIKPDDNGDIRGGNADYSMIEYDLAGSEDGLHNYSLISESGRYVVTVYSTDDNKLIFTLYEIDGDNVTELKSIEKELIDPEYEVLLSASFNEQTGKFSVRRIIKTNEIVTEDRIDSVNFYE, from the coding sequence ATGAAGATAAATATTAACGAACTTCCCGATCATCTGAACGAAAAAGATATGGCGGGATTTGAAGAACTGTTCGATGATATTGAAAAAGATGCTGAGATCTCTGACGAACAACAGCAGCGCATTCTTTCTTCTGTCATGCGAAAGGCAGGAAACGGTATGGACACTGTGATAAAAAATAAAAGAAATATAAATGAAACAGTACCACAAAAAACTATTGAAACGAACAAAAAGATCCAGATAAAGCGCGGCGGAGCCATCGCGGCTTGTATAGCTTTGCTTGTGGTGGGCGGAGTAATGTTTTCGCTGAGGAACAATATGCAAAACACTGTACCGACTACTGACAGAGATTCATCTATGGTCAATGAAATAGATAGATCTGTGACCAAAGACAAAGATCATTCCTCAGAAAAAGAAACCGATACAGCAGACTCGGAAGATAAAACCATCAGCACAACACGCACTGTTCAGGACTGGGCTAAGTCTTATCTTGAACAAAATACAGACACTGTGGGTTTCCTGAAACTCAAAGATCTGGCAGACAATGGTGATTTTGAAAGTCCCGTTGTCCAGGGCGAAGATAACGTGTTTTATCTCCACCACGGATTTGACAAGAAAGAAAATGAAACAGGCACTGTTTTCGCTGATTATAATGACCCGATAAATGAAAAGTGTCAGCCGTCAAATATAGTCCTCTTCGGATATTATACTGATGACACCGATGCCATTTTATCATCACCCATTTTGAAGTATAAGGACAGCAAGTATTTTGAACAGCATAATACTATCGAATTCTCCACAATATTCGATGACCCCGAAACAGAATATCAGGTGATATCCTGTTTCAACTACGATGCTGTCGGGGAAGATAAAACAGATTATTCATTCAGACCCAGAAATTTTGACGATGAGATGAGTTTCGATGAGTGGATAAGTATTGTGAAAAATAGAGCAATAAATAAATCAGATATTGAATGCAGTGAAGACGATGACTACCTTACCCTTGTTACAAAAGACAGCGCAAACGGTGAAGACGGCAGATTTGCCATAGTAGCGAAAAAAGTTTCCGAAACAACTGCCGAAGAGGAAACATCACAAAAGGAAGACAGCCTGAAAGAAAGCACAAAAGAAAACAGGTCTGTAGAAAAACCTGATAAAGCGGTCAGCCTGAAGGATAGAGTAAAACCGGATATCCATGCCAAATTAGAGGAAGCTTATCCAAATAATTCGATACGCAGAATGAATGATGACAGATATATCATTTCCGATATGGGTTCGGAAACATCAAAAGTAATGATCTATGATGTGTCCTCGGATTCAGTGATATTCACCCTTAAAGACAATGAAAAGATCATAGATGTATTTGAAGACAAATTCGGAACATACAAGTTCGTTCCATCAGGGGATGATAAGTACGCATTTCTTAATGTAACAATATTCGATGAAAGCGGAAACATTCTGTATACGTATGAGATAGATACTAAGGAAGCAGGTATTTCTGAAGGAGTGGAAAATGATTCTCAAATGCATATTTCTCCCGACGGTAAAAAACTGGTTTACTGGGATATACAGTTCCACCAAGATGATAAAAAACTGGACATAGTAGATCATTTTGTTATTTTCAAATATGAAGATCAGGAACATCCTGTTGATATCGCAGATTATAAAGGCTTGAATTATGTCATTAGTTTTGCAGTTTCAAACGATCTGCTGCTTGTTTACCACATGACCCCTGAATTTAAAAGAACGCCGGATCTGTACAGCCTGTACACCGACAGTAAAGAAGATACGGCAGCATATGATATTTTTGTCAACGACGATGGTACTTTACCGGAATATAATGTAAAAGACAGCACCATCAACTGTTCTTTAGGGCGCTATAATGAGCTTATGATAATAAAACCTGATGATAACGGAGACATAAGGGGCGGTAACGCTGACTATTCAATGATCGAATATGACCTTGCAGGTTCGGAAGACGGATTACATAATTATTCGTTAATATCCGAATCGGGCAGATATGTTGTCACTGTATACAGCACCGATGATAATAAGCTGATATTCACTTTGTATGAGATAGACGGTGATAATGTTACAGAGTTAAAGTCCATCGAAAAAGAACTTATCGATCCTGAATATGAAGTATTGCTCAGTGCATCTTTCAATGAACAGACAGGAAAATTCTCAGTACGTCGTATCATAAAAACAAATGAAATAGTCACCGAAGACAGGATCGACAGCGTAAACTTCTATGAGTGA
- a CDS encoding RNA polymerase sigma factor, which yields MTDRELLELLRKDPDNGLKNVVMQYSAYVMKIAYIKLGSICTTEDMEEAVSDIFLKFFNTGKKSGFAFESVRGSLSLIAGRHCVDVFRSRVKREKDIPLDEVIEFVADESIIKEDTNSALAMAIKSLGEPDSSIFMRKYFFGQKSKDIAADLGLKPNTVDKKISRGLKKLKEILMKEAEE from the coding sequence ATGACAGATAGAGAATTGCTCGAATTGCTGCGAAAAGATCCCGATAACGGACTTAAAAATGTGGTGATGCAGTATTCGGCTTATGTAATGAAAATAGCATACATAAAGCTGGGCAGCATTTGTACCACCGAGGATATGGAAGAAGCTGTCAGTGATATTTTCCTGAAATTCTTCAACACAGGCAAAAAAAGCGGATTTGCATTTGAATCTGTAAGAGGGAGCCTTTCACTTATAGCCGGTAGACATTGTGTTGATGTTTTCCGAAGCAGAGTAAAAAGAGAAAAGGATATCCCCCTTGATGAAGTGATAGAATTCGTAGCAGATGAAAGTATCATCAAAGAAGATACAAACAGTGCTCTTGCAATGGCGATAAAAAGCCTTGGGGAGCCTGACAGTTCCATATTTATGAGAAAGTATTTTTTCGGGCAGAAAAGCAAGGACATAGCCGCAGATCTCGGTCTTAAGCCAAACACAGTTGATAAAAAGATCTCCAGGGGTCTTAAAAAACTGAAAGAGATACTAATGAAGGAGGCAGAAGAATGA